CCGAGGTGGCCGACTACTACCGGCGGATCCGGGGCGAGCTGCGGATGACCCGGGAGGCGGCGGAGACCGCGCTGTTCCTGACCGCCCCGCCGATCCCGTGGAAGCTCAGCCTGCCGGTGAAGCTCGGCCTGCACCTGGGGCCGGCGCGCTGGGCGTACCTGGGCATCGCCGGCACCGCGCTGGGGCTGCTGCCGGCGTGGGCCCGCCGGCTCTACGGCGGCCTCGGCCTGCCCACCACCGCGCTCTCGGCGGACCTGAGCGTCCGCGCGCTGCGCCTCGCCCTGGCCGCGCTCCCCCGCCGCTACCGGGAGGGCCCGTTGCAGCAGGCCGCGAAGGAACGCGCTGCCCGCCTCGCCGCCGCCTGACCCGGGCAGCCGCGGCCGGCGGGCCGGTCAGTCCCCGTCGGAGACCGGGTCGGCGGGCCGGTCCACGGCCGCCCACGGGTCCCTGCCGGGGGTCTGCGCGCCGGCCGGGCAGGTCCGCCGGTAGTCGCACCAGCCGCAGCGCGGCCCGGGGGTGACGGGGAACGCCTCGTCGGGGTCGGCGCCGTCGGCGACCGCCCGCTCGGCGGCCATGATGTCCCGGGCGGTCTCCTCGGCCCGGGTGAGCTGCCGCTGCAGCGACTCCGGGCTGTGCTCGTGCGCCGCGACCGTGCCGGTCGGCAGGTGGTGCAGCTCGACCCGGCGGCAGGGCCGGCGGAACACCCGCTCCGCGGCGTACGCGTAGAGGGCGAGGGCCTGCGAGCCTCGGGCGTCGTCGGCGTCCAGACCGGTGCGGCCGGTCTTGTAGTCGACGATAACCAGCTCCGGCCGCCCGTCCGGGCCGGGGCGCGAGTCGATCCGGTCGGCGCGGCCGTTGAAGGCGAGCACCGCGGTCTTGACCGCGACCACCCGCTCCACCCCGACCGGTTCGTCGGCCGGGT
This sequence is a window from Micromonospora sp. NBRC 110009. Protein-coding genes within it:
- a CDS encoding RecB family exonuclease; the encoded protein is MPERLFVCTPSKLGAYADCPRRYRFSYLDRPAPPKGPPWAHNSLGASVHTALKNWYALAPERRRPEVLGTLLKGTWVREGYRDDEQERDAFRRALAWLESYVAGLDPADEPVGVERVVAVKTAVLAFNGRADRIDSRPGPDGRPELVIVDYKTGRTGLDADDARGSQALALYAYAAERVFRRPCRRVELHHLPTGTVAAHEHSPESLQRQLTRAEETARDIMAAERAVADGADPDEAFPVTPGPRCGWCDYRRTCPAGAQTPGRDPWAAVDRPADPVSDGD